Proteins from one candidate division KSB1 bacterium genomic window:
- a CDS encoding Dam family site-specific DNA-(adenine-N6)-methyltransferase, with the protein MTNCTDQRPRVQPFIKWPGGKRWIVPTIRGLVDGRNFANYIEPFLGGGAVYFGLLPTFAHLSDINKDLINTYLQVRDHPRAIMNRIQMLRVTKPTYNRLRASEPSDPIDRAVRFLYLNRTCFGGVYRLNANGEFNVPFGGGERGLSPFWKDNLLINASRALSNCHIEQSDFEPIIGRAKHGDLVYCDPTYTVTHNNNGFIRYNEKNWTAPIGLDSQGLIS; encoded by the coding sequence ATGACTAACTGTACTGACCAACGCCCTCGCGTTCAGCCGTTTATCAAATGGCCCGGTGGCAAGCGATGGATCGTTCCCACTATTCGAGGATTAGTGGACGGACGAAATTTCGCCAATTACATCGAACCATTTCTCGGCGGCGGTGCCGTCTACTTCGGGTTGCTTCCAACGTTTGCGCATCTTTCAGACATAAACAAAGATTTAATAAATACTTACTTGCAAGTTCGGGATCATCCACGGGCGATTATGAATCGGATTCAGATGCTCCGCGTGACGAAGCCAACTTACAACCGTCTCCGAGCGAGCGAACCCTCGGATCCCATAGATCGAGCCGTTCGTTTCCTGTATCTCAATCGAACCTGTTTCGGCGGAGTTTATCGGCTCAACGCGAACGGCGAGTTCAATGTCCCCTTTGGCGGCGGCGAACGCGGACTATCCCCATTTTGGAAAGACAATCTTCTGATCAACGCGTCTCGGGCTCTTTCGAATTGCCACATAGAGCAATCTGATTTCGAGCCGATAATTGGCCGGGCGAAACACGGCGATCTGGTCTACTGCGATCCCACCTACACGGTAACTCACAACAACAACGGGTTCATTCGATACAACGAGAAGAACTGGACTGCACCCATCGGACTGGACAGTCAGGGGTTGATTTCGTAG
- a CDS encoding ATP-binding protein: MNSVLAPIENAAKDIKRFHTELGAENRHLLGYVMELGYDTGIVVTNDYYKMRAGGISKNSLLVIRPGSITQLMQPDETTSSIDIQDKPPHLILCRVLEPAPTPLAQDIARTYFEMHKSHMPELDVFTKSELQWGAVKVAVLGTFYDHPVNATVEFGGDIETFLSPHMYTVHIPTADMLTKLVNAFVDPKNAYPIGEMRLTESRLTAPSAPIPVQVSPADFIGTRTALFGKTRMGKSNTIKIIAQMILESSASVGQVIFDLSGEYANLNGNDKTSLFDLYKERCVRYSLRESTFSDVRPLKVDFFADIALGHQIITQSYRNELGTEPDYLKGLFEWEVMDDAELQRLEQDERSRHTHYRRQESIYKCILTEAGFVPGAANNVSLNMKAEIRTACGAATAESVTVDRAAEIFKQAWTHFVNKTGPFKSKQQPSGQESNVDEAPEKEYFDSTEQSMLATLTGLKWNKTTVSGFRKIQSYRRYHQSGAGRLLDDITRFVDQGKTVIIDLGNASEELSSFFGDRVCRHLFQHQTTKFVNDKLEEHYVQFYFEEAHNLFPRDDKDLRKIYNRLAKEGAKFHIGMIYATQSIESLSPDLLKNSENFFVAHLNDDREITALTRYHEFRDVGPDVQRTKSQGYVRMITRSHRFALPVQIRKFAAKG, encoded by the coding sequence ATGAACAGCGTTCTTGCGCCAATTGAGAATGCCGCGAAAGACATCAAGCGGTTTCATACTGAACTTGGTGCTGAAAATCGACACCTTCTTGGCTACGTTATGGAGTTGGGGTACGATACGGGCATAGTCGTGACCAACGACTACTACAAAATGCGGGCTGGTGGCATCTCAAAGAACTCGTTGCTTGTCATTCGCCCGGGCTCGATTACCCAATTGATGCAGCCGGACGAGACAACGAGTAGCATCGACATTCAGGACAAACCACCCCATCTCATACTTTGCCGGGTACTCGAACCTGCTCCCACGCCTCTTGCGCAGGACATCGCTCGAACGTACTTTGAGATGCACAAAAGCCATATGCCGGAGCTTGACGTCTTTACAAAAAGTGAGTTGCAGTGGGGCGCCGTTAAGGTCGCAGTTCTGGGGACATTCTATGACCATCCTGTCAATGCTACTGTGGAGTTTGGCGGGGACATCGAGACGTTCTTATCACCTCACATGTACACCGTCCATATTCCTACGGCTGACATGTTGACCAAGTTGGTCAACGCTTTCGTCGATCCAAAGAATGCCTACCCGATTGGTGAGATGCGGCTCACAGAAAGTCGTCTGACCGCGCCCTCTGCTCCAATACCGGTTCAGGTCTCTCCGGCGGACTTTATCGGAACACGCACGGCACTCTTTGGCAAGACACGTATGGGGAAGAGCAATACTATCAAAATCATCGCACAGATGATCTTGGAGTCATCCGCAAGCGTCGGTCAGGTTATCTTCGACTTGAGCGGAGAATATGCGAATCTGAACGGAAACGATAAAACGTCACTATTCGACTTGTATAAGGAAAGATGTGTCCGCTACTCCTTGCGTGAATCGACGTTTTCGGATGTGCGACCCCTGAAAGTAGACTTCTTTGCCGACATCGCATTGGGGCACCAGATCATTACGCAGTCATACCGTAACGAGCTGGGAACAGAGCCGGACTATTTGAAAGGGCTGTTCGAGTGGGAAGTGATGGATGACGCGGAATTGCAGCGACTCGAACAAGATGAAAGATCACGGCACACGCACTACAGACGCCAAGAGAGTATCTACAAATGCATTCTGACCGAAGCAGGCTTCGTTCCGGGTGCTGCGAACAACGTAAGTCTCAACATGAAGGCTGAGATTCGAACAGCGTGTGGCGCTGCCACGGCGGAAAGTGTCACTGTGGACCGGGCTGCTGAAATCTTTAAGCAAGCATGGACGCACTTTGTAAACAAGACGGGTCCGTTCAAATCGAAGCAACAGCCGAGTGGACAAGAGAGTAACGTTGATGAAGCTCCCGAAAAGGAGTATTTTGATTCAACAGAGCAATCCATGTTAGCCACGCTGACCGGACTCAAATGGAACAAGACCACCGTGAGTGGATTCAGGAAAATCCAATCATATCGCCGGTATCATCAATCGGGCGCGGGACGTCTTCTGGACGACATTACCAGGTTTGTCGATCAGGGAAAGACGGTGATCATAGACTTAGGCAACGCATCGGAGGAATTGTCCAGTTTTTTTGGAGATCGAGTCTGCAGGCACTTATTCCAGCACCAGACCACAAAATTCGTCAACGATAAGCTAGAAGAACATTATGTTCAGTTCTACTTTGAAGAGGCGCACAACCTGTTTCCCCGAGACGACAAAGACCTACGCAAGATATACAATCGCCTCGCGAAGGAAGGCGCAAAATTTCATATCGGAATGATTTACGCAACGCAGAGCATCGAGAGTCTGAGTCCGGATCTACTGAAGAATTCAGAGAATTTCTTCGTCGCGCACCTGAACGACGACCGCGAGATCACAGCGTTGACGAGATATCATGAGTTCCGGGATGTCGGGCCCGACGTACAGAGGACGAAGAGCCAAGGGTACGTCCGCATGATCACGCGTTCGCATCGGTTCGCTCTGCCGGTTCAGATTCGCAAATTCGCAGCTAAGGGTTAA
- a CDS encoding N-acetylmuramic acid 6-phosphate etherase: protein MTKRIVDELSALTTEARNPRTLGLDSMSTREILAAMNAEDRTVPETVARAIPDIERAVELIVSCFHLGGRLIYVGAGTSGRLGVLDAAECPPTFGTEPYLVQGFIAGGKDAVFRAVEGAEDDFAQAAHDLDVCTLNEADVLVGITASRRTPYVLGALTYAKSRGAKTVLLICNEPPDEKAESGKRKAETAEPSVPRRPESDSASGFRFQVSSLDVVISVPVGPEVLTGSTRLKAGTATKLVLNMLTTASMVRLGKCYENLMVDLRQGSLKLRARARRIFMELTGSDYEWADAVLKEAGGELKTALVMHWRSVGANAARELLDAAEGNIRNVLETTKP from the coding sequence ATGACCAAGCGCATCGTTGACGAATTGTCGGCCCTGACGACCGAAGCGCGCAACCCCCGCACGCTGGGGTTGGACAGCATGAGCACACGCGAGATCCTCGCAGCGATGAACGCCGAGGACCGCACCGTCCCGGAGACCGTGGCCCGGGCGATCCCGGATATCGAGCGCGCGGTCGAGCTAATCGTCAGTTGCTTCCACCTTGGCGGAAGATTGATCTACGTCGGGGCGGGGACATCGGGCCGATTGGGCGTGCTGGATGCGGCCGAGTGTCCGCCGACCTTCGGGACGGAGCCGTATCTGGTACAGGGCTTCATCGCCGGTGGGAAGGATGCCGTATTCCGCGCCGTGGAGGGGGCGGAGGACGACTTCGCACAAGCCGCCCATGATCTCGACGTCTGTACTCTAAATGAGGCGGACGTGCTGGTCGGGATCACCGCTTCGCGTCGTACACCATACGTGCTGGGTGCTCTAACGTACGCAAAATCAAGGGGTGCGAAGACGGTGCTGCTGATCTGTAATGAGCCGCCGGACGAGAAAGCGGAAAGCGGAAAGCGGAAAGCGGAAACCGCCGAGCCGTCCGTCCCCAGGCGGCCGGAATCGGATTCGGCTTCAGGTTTCAGGTTTCAAGTTTCAAGTTTGGATGTCGTCATCTCCGTTCCGGTCGGTCCCGAAGTGTTGACCGGCTCGACAAGGCTGAAGGCGGGGACGGCAACGAAGTTGGTATTGAACATGTTGACGACGGCGTCGATGGTCCGGCTGGGGAAGTGTTACGAGAATCTGATGGTGGATTTGCGGCAGGGGTCGTTGAAGCTGCGGGCGCGGGCGCGGCGGATCTTCATGGAGCTGACGGGCAGCGATTACGAATGGGCGGACGCAGTCTTGAAGGAAGCCGGGGGCGAGCTGAAGACCGCGCTGGTGATGCACTGGCGGTCGGTGGGTGCCAACGCCGCCCGGGAGCTATTGGATGCAGCCGAGGGGAATATCCGCAACGTGCTGGAAACGACAAAGCCGTAG
- the rsmG gene encoding 16S rRNA (guanine(527)-N(7))-methyltransferase RsmG, giving the protein MLARFGWSADDSRSLHVKHFLERVRDAGLSLVSDSDRNRLEQRHLEPSMTGNDLVPDGARVLDFGSGGGFPAIPLAIARPDVSWLLVESSARKTAFLARVSRETQLSNVEVLTARVEMLSAEYNARFDVITARAVAELPELIDWTRRLLKPGGRWLLWKGEKWRQEADLAQLKLILKQEMKLSDGGRLLWLETEPDLPPPPREQGGIRAHDQAHR; this is encoded by the coding sequence ATGCTGGCTCGGTTCGGCTGGTCTGCCGACGATTCGCGTTCGCTCCACGTGAAACACTTTCTGGAGCGGGTGCGGGATGCCGGGCTGTCGCTGGTCTCGGATTCTGATCGTAACAGATTGGAACAAAGACATTTAGAGCCAAGTATGACAGGGAACGACCTTGTGCCCGATGGGGCGCGAGTGCTGGACTTTGGCTCCGGCGGCGGATTTCCGGCGATTCCGCTGGCAATCGCCCGGCCGGACGTTTCCTGGCTGCTGGTGGAGTCAAGTGCTCGAAAAACAGCGTTCCTGGCGCGAGTTTCACGTGAAACCCAACTCTCGAATGTCGAGGTGCTTACGGCCCGGGTTGAAATGCTCTCCGCTGAGTACAATGCGCGGTTCGATGTCATAACTGCCCGGGCGGTGGCGGAGCTGCCGGAGTTGATCGACTGGACGCGGCGGCTCTTGAAGCCGGGAGGGCGGTGGCTGCTGTGGAAGGGCGAGAAATGGCGGCAAGAGGCTGATTTGGCTCAGCTTAAACTAATTCTGAAGCAAGAGATGAAGCTATCCGATGGCGGGCGGCTGTTGTGGCTGGAAACCGAACCCGATTTACCCCCCCCCCCCCGCGAGCAGGGGGGAATCCGAGCACATGACCAAGCGCATCGTTGA
- the mnmG gene encoding tRNA uridine-5-carboxymethylaminomethyl(34) synthesis enzyme MnmG, with protein sequence MPHSYDIIVIGGGHAGCEAALASARMGFKTALVTMNLQTIGQMSCNPAVGGLAKGQLVKEIDALGGEMARITDLATVQFRMLNRSKGPAVWSPRAQCDRMMYAREMRKALESQRNLDLKQSMVVDFETRGGRLTEVICQTGQRFECRAAVLCPGTFLNGLIHMGDFQIPAGRIGEGPALLLSENLQRHDFTLGRLKTGTPPRLDGRSIDYNRCQIQPGDGRIIPFSKRSQLNNNHQLACHLTHTNESTHKLIRNGLVHSPLFAGRITGRGPRYCPSIEDKVVRFADKDSHQIFLEPEGWHTSEVYMNGFSSSLPEDIQFEALKTINGLENAEMMRPGYAVEYDFFPAHQIHYSLETKPIDGLFFAGQINGTTGYEEAAAQGLVAGVNAALKLKGEPPLVLRRDQAYIGVLIDDLITKTPVEPYRMFTSRSEHRLLLRQDNADLRLTAIGRSLGLVSDEQYDSYLKKQQLLSEVTDYLAATKLQELAESGLLSDPSLKGSRFAAILKRPEASLSELLRHPDLAGIAHAATDEDLVAGVEMDIKYDGYIKRDLARADQMRSLESHQIPVSIDYKSIHSISFEAREKLSRFRPLTLGQASRIDGVRPVDCTALMIHLKKSRTSGAQ encoded by the coding sequence ATGCCCCATTCCTACGACATCATCGTCATCGGCGGCGGGCATGCGGGCTGTGAGGCCGCGCTGGCTTCCGCGCGGATGGGATTCAAGACGGCATTGGTCACGATGAACTTGCAGACCATCGGACAAATGTCGTGTAATCCTGCGGTTGGAGGGTTGGCCAAGGGTCAACTCGTGAAGGAGATCGATGCCCTGGGCGGCGAGATGGCCCGCATCACCGACCTGGCCACCGTCCAGTTCCGCATGCTGAACCGCTCCAAAGGCCCTGCCGTCTGGTCGCCTCGCGCGCAGTGCGACCGCATGATGTATGCTCGGGAGATGCGAAAGGCGCTCGAATCGCAACGAAATCTTGATCTTAAGCAAAGCATGGTCGTCGATTTCGAGACTCGCGGCGGTCGCCTGACTGAAGTTATCTGCCAGACCGGCCAGCGCTTCGAGTGCCGCGCCGCCGTACTCTGCCCGGGGACCTTTCTGAACGGCTTGATCCACATGGGCGACTTCCAGATTCCCGCCGGCCGCATCGGTGAAGGCCCTGCCCTCTTGTTATCTGAGAATTTGCAACGGCACGACTTCACTCTGGGCCGCCTGAAAACCGGCACCCCGCCGAGGCTCGACGGTCGGTCGATTGATTATAATCGCTGCCAGATTCAACCCGGCGATGGCCGGATTATTCCATTCTCAAAACGTTCACAATTAAACAATAATCATCAGCTTGCCTGTCATCTGACGCATACGAACGAGTCCACTCATAAGCTCATCAGGAACGGCCTTGTTCACTCGCCGCTCTTCGCTGGCCGCATCACCGGACGCGGTCCGCGCTACTGTCCATCCATTGAAGATAAGGTCGTCCGCTTCGCTGATAAAGATAGTCACCAGATATTCTTAGAGCCAGAGGGCTGGCATACAAGTGAAGTCTATATGAACGGCTTCAGCTCCAGCCTGCCTGAAGATATCCAATTCGAGGCCCTGAAGACCATCAATGGCCTCGAAAACGCCGAGATGATGCGCCCGGGTTATGCCGTTGAGTATGACTTCTTCCCTGCTCATCAGATTCACTATTCCTTAGAAACCAAGCCTATAGATGGTTTGTTCTTCGCTGGACAGATCAACGGCACCACCGGCTATGAGGAGGCGGCCGCCCAGGGCCTCGTTGCCGGAGTCAATGCCGCGCTGAAACTAAAGGGAGAGCCACCGCTGGTGCTGCGCCGCGATCAAGCTTATATCGGTGTGTTAATAGACGATTTAATCACGAAGACTCCGGTGGAGCCTTACCGCATGTTCACGTCCCGCTCGGAACACAGGCTGTTGCTCCGTCAGGACAATGCCGACTTGCGACTCACGGCGATCGGCCGGAGCCTCGGTCTCGTTTCGGATGAGCAGTACGATAGTTATCTGAAAAAGCAGCAATTGCTCTCAGAAGTCACGGACTACCTGGCAGCCACAAAGCTGCAAGAACTCGCCGAATCCGGCTTACTCTCTGATCCATCTCTGAAAGGCTCTCGCTTCGCTGCCATTTTGAAGCGTCCTGAAGCCAGCCTGAGCGAACTGCTGCGCCACCCCGACCTTGCCGGGATCGCTCACGCTGCTACTGACGAAGATCTCGTCGCCGGAGTGGAAATGGATATAAAATATGATGGTTACATCAAGCGCGACCTCGCGCGCGCCGACCAGATGCGCTCCCTGGAGTCGCATCAGATTCCCGTCAGCATCGATTACAAATCTATTCATTCCATCTCGTTCGAAGCGCGGGAAAAGCTCTCGCGCTTTCGCCCACTCACGCTTGGCCAGGCCAGCCGTATTGACGGCGTCCGTCCGGTGGACTGCACGGCGCTCATGATTCACCTGAAAAAGTCCCGCACCTCCGGAGCGCAATGA
- a CDS encoding HEPN domain-containing protein — MKSRADLVAAMLRKADSDLANARLCLKSGESLDTACFHCQQAAERALKAFLTAHEVMYPHTHNLQKLIEQCTTIDASFGDLETAVSDLTPFAVELRYDEEFWPDTSVVKLALDTAEKIRELVGERMNRKQ; from the coding sequence ATGAAAAGCCGAGCTGATCTGGTCGCGGCGATGTTGCGCAAAGCGGATTCTGATCTGGCCAACGCGCGGCTCTGTTTGAAATCGGGCGAATCGCTGGATACGGCCTGCTTTCACTGTCAACAAGCGGCAGAACGCGCGCTGAAAGCGTTTCTCACGGCACACGAGGTCATGTATCCGCATACTCACAATTTGCAGAAGCTGATTGAACAATGTACGACAATCGACGCGTCGTTTGGCGATCTTGAAACCGCGGTATCTGACCTCACGCCGTTTGCGGTGGAACTTCGTTATGACGAGGAATTCTGGCCGGACACTTCGGTGGTGAAGCTCGCGTTAGATACGGCAGAGAAGATTAGAGAGTTGGTTGGCGAACGAATGAATCGGAAACAGTAA
- a CDS encoding nucleotidyltransferase domain-containing protein, which yields MTIDFATIVSRIVAISQPRKVVLFGSYARGDSKPTSDLDILVIAESDLPRYKRAASLYRALSDIPQPMDIIVYTPQEAEDWSQVKQAFVTTALREGKVLYEKPS from the coding sequence ATGACCATTGACTTCGCCACGATTGTCTCGCGGATCGTTGCCATCTCCCAGCCGCGCAAAGTCGTGCTGTTCGGTAGCTACGCGCGCGGCGATTCAAAGCCGACCAGCGATCTGGATATTCTCGTAATCGCTGAATCCGATCTCCCCCGCTATAAGCGCGCGGCGTCACTCTACCGTGCGCTCAGCGATATTCCGCAGCCGATGGACATCATCGTTTACACACCGCAGGAAGCCGAAGATTGGAGCCAGGTCAAGCAGGCCTTCGTCACGACGGCCCTGCGGGAAGGGAAGGTCCTCTATGAAAAGCCGAGCTGA
- a CDS encoding restriction endonuclease has product MPIPDYESMMLPTLKISADGHSHTTEETLNILAKQFGVTEDDRRERSGNLYYFDANFSWTKTYLKKAGLITYPARSQFMITDLGRRILTQNPTKIDKTFLSKIPDFKNWLDEWTWEKGTNPVFPDWSSVREQSTQSTSRAPEIQAFESKPAIAPPVDTKTPEEIVELNLRVINGLLIDDLLERIKSSSPRFFEQLVVDLLIAMGYGGGFDGAGQVVGRTGDGGIDGIIHGDMLGLTDSIVIQAKKWDSQVPVSAVRDFSGSFDQRRVMKGVLITTADFSSDARRYAGDILPKKVILIDGKMLAQLMIEHGVGVTTTKSFAIKRIDSDYFPEP; this is encoded by the coding sequence ATGCCTATTCCAGATTATGAATCAATGATGCTCCCTACTCTTAAAATCTCTGCAGATGGACATTCTCATACAACAGAGGAAACCTTAAATATCCTGGCAAAGCAGTTCGGAGTAACAGAAGATGACAGACGCGAGCGATCGGGAAATCTGTACTACTTTGATGCCAATTTTAGTTGGACTAAAACTTATCTCAAAAAGGCAGGATTAATCACGTACCCAGCAAGATCGCAGTTTATGATCACGGATTTGGGTAGAAGAATCCTTACGCAAAATCCAACAAAAATTGATAAAACGTTTCTCTCCAAAATTCCTGACTTCAAAAATTGGCTGGATGAATGGACTTGGGAGAAAGGGACAAACCCAGTATTCCCGGATTGGTCTTCTGTTCGTGAACAATCAACACAATCAACCAGCCGTGCACCTGAAATCCAGGCCTTTGAGTCGAAACCCGCAATCGCACCGCCGGTCGATACGAAAACGCCGGAGGAAATCGTGGAACTCAATCTGCGAGTCATTAATGGACTGTTAATAGATGACCTCCTAGAGCGAATTAAGTCAAGCAGTCCGAGGTTCTTTGAGCAACTTGTTGTTGATCTCTTGATAGCAATGGGCTACGGAGGAGGCTTCGATGGCGCTGGTCAGGTTGTTGGACGCACAGGTGACGGTGGTATAGACGGAATAATCCACGGAGACATGCTTGGACTTACCGATTCTATTGTCATTCAAGCAAAAAAATGGGATAGCCAAGTTCCTGTATCGGCGGTAAGAGATTTTTCTGGAAGTTTTGATCAGCGACGAGTGATGAAAGGCGTTCTAATTACAACAGCTGACTTCTCAAGCGACGCAAGAAGATATGCTGGGGATATTCTACCGAAGAAAGTCATTCTAATAGATGGCAAGATGCTGGCTCAACTTATGATTGAACACGGAGTAGGCGTAACAACGACGAAATCATTTGCAATCAAGCGAATAGACTCTGATTACTTCCCAGAACCCTAA
- a CDS encoding restriction endonuclease — MPIPDFQTLMLPVLRSLADGKPRSLTEIVETLAVEYKLSEAERSELMPNGASPRFNYIVRWSMTYLFKAMLASRKSRGVYSISERGTATLKENPARIDMRFLTRFPEYVEWRESSTRGDDERTAHPAHDGPAPRTPEEQIGGAYQEIRAALADDILDKVKSCSPRFFERLVVDLLVRMGYGGTLPEAGQVIGKSGDGGIDGLIKEDKLGLGAIYLQAKRWEGLVPVGAVRDFSGSLDAHGAKKGVMISTSSFTSDAKTYVTKTGEKKIVLIDGYELAQLMIDHDVGVTPVTSYTIKRIDSDYFEEE; from the coding sequence ATGCCGATACCCGATTTTCAGACCCTTATGCTGCCCGTGCTGCGCAGTTTGGCCGATGGCAAGCCTCGCAGCCTGACCGAGATTGTGGAAACGCTCGCTGTGGAGTACAAACTCTCGGAAGCGGAGCGATCAGAGCTGATGCCCAATGGTGCGAGCCCGCGGTTCAACTACATCGTCCGGTGGTCCATGACTTACCTCTTCAAGGCGATGTTGGCATCGCGCAAATCTCGCGGGGTGTACTCAATTTCGGAACGCGGGACCGCGACGTTGAAAGAGAATCCCGCCCGGATTGACATGAGGTTCCTGACCCGGTTTCCCGAGTACGTCGAATGGCGAGAATCCTCGACACGCGGCGACGACGAACGCACGGCGCACCCAGCACACGACGGTCCCGCGCCTCGCACCCCCGAAGAGCAGATCGGCGGGGCATACCAGGAGATCCGCGCTGCCCTGGCCGACGATATTCTGGACAAGGTCAAGTCCTGTTCCCCGCGCTTTTTCGAGCGTTTGGTTGTCGATCTGCTGGTACGCATGGGCTATGGCGGGACACTTCCCGAAGCGGGACAGGTTATTGGTAAATCGGGGGACGGCGGGATTGACGGCCTGATCAAGGAAGACAAGCTGGGGCTGGGCGCGATCTACCTGCAAGCCAAGCGCTGGGAGGGCCTCGTGCCCGTGGGCGCGGTCCGGGACTTCAGCGGAAGTCTTGATGCCCACGGGGCCAAGAAGGGCGTGATGATCTCAACCTCCAGCTTCACCAGTGACGCGAAAACGTACGTGACCAAGACAGGCGAGAAGAAGATCGTGCTAATCGACGGCTATGAACTGGCCCAACTCATGATCGACCACGACGTGGGCGTGACGCCCGTGACCAGCTACACCATCAAGCGCATCGACTCGGACTATTTTGAGGAAGAATAG
- a CDS encoding TfoX/Sxy family protein, with translation MPISDSYLDYIMERLAVLGKVHCRKMFGGAGIMVPVRGELKPAMFAIIDDDTLYFKADDTNRADYTVRGLSQWVYDPSKPEKSRMPYFPVPADVLEDDDLLREWGQKAISVARNRRSARKPSPSLKPAPNRAKSPATKPKTKPRKP, from the coding sequence ATGCCCATCTCCGATTCCTATCTTGACTACATCATGGAGCGCCTCGCGGTGCTCGGTAAAGTCCACTGCCGCAAGATGTTCGGCGGGGCCGGGATCATGGTTCCGGTGCGCGGCGAGCTCAAGCCCGCGATGTTCGCCATCATCGACGACGACACGTTGTACTTCAAGGCCGACGACACGAATCGCGCGGACTACACGGTGCGCGGCTTGAGCCAGTGGGTGTACGACCCGTCCAAGCCGGAAAAGAGCCGGATGCCATACTTCCCGGTGCCCGCGGACGTGCTGGAGGACGACGACCTGCTGCGGGAGTGGGGTCAGAAGGCCATTTCCGTGGCCCGGAATCGCCGATCGGCCCGTAAACCGTCTCCCAGCCTCAAACCGGCCCCGAACCGCGCCAAATCGCCCGCAACGAAGCCGAAGACCAAACCCCGAAAGCCGTAG